From Caminibacter mediatlanticus TB-2, the proteins below share one genomic window:
- the mraY gene encoding phospho-N-acetylmuramoyl-pentapeptide-transferase yields the protein MLYFLYEQGLNIFHYISVRAIIAFFLSFFITLYFIPKFIKWAKSKSATQPILEYTPKNHQEKKDTPTMGGVVFISAAIISTSIAAKLNFYVIVGLLTLFAFMLIGVIDDLGKILKKDNKAGLSAKFKFILQWIVAFIITITLYFYNFDTDFYIPFYKYPLFDMKLFAIIFWAFVIVGMSNAVNLTDGLDGLAAIPSVFSLLTLMIFAYFMGNAIFSKYLLLPFEYGIGEVVILAAALIGAILGFLWYNANPAQIFMGDSGSLSIGAIIGYLAILTKTEILLLLIGFVFIMETISVILQVGSFKTRGKRIFKMAPIHHHFEMSGWSETQITIRFWIIALITNIIAILSIKIR from the coding sequence ATGTTATATTTTTTATATGAACAAGGACTTAATATATTTCATTATATATCAGTTAGAGCAATTATTGCTTTTTTTCTCTCATTTTTTATAACACTATATTTTATTCCAAAATTTATCAAATGGGCAAAAAGCAAATCAGCCACTCAACCAATTTTAGAATATACTCCAAAAAATCATCAAGAAAAAAAAGATACTCCTACTATGGGAGGAGTTGTATTTATTAGTGCAGCAATAATTTCTACTTCAATTGCAGCAAAATTAAATTTTTATGTAATAGTTGGACTACTAACTCTCTTTGCTTTTATGTTAATTGGTGTAATTGATGATTTAGGAAAAATTTTAAAAAAAGACAATAAAGCAGGACTAAGTGCTAAATTTAAATTTATTTTACAATGGATAGTTGCATTTATTATTACTATTACCTTATATTTTTACAATTTTGATACAGATTTTTATATTCCTTTTTATAAATACCCTCTTTTTGATATGAAACTATTTGCAATAATTTTTTGGGCATTTGTAATCGTTGGTATGAGCAATGCAGTTAATTTAACTGATGGTCTTGATGGACTTGCAGCAATACCAAGTGTTTTTTCACTTTTAACATTAATGATATTTGCATATTTTATGGGAAATGCAATTTTTAGTAAATATTTACTACTACCTTTTGAATATGGAATTGGAGAAGTAGTTATTTTAGCTGCTGCACTTATTGGTGCTATACTTGGATTTTTATGGTACAACGCTAATCCCGCACAAATTTTTATGGGAGATAGCGGAAGTTTAAGTATTGGAGCAATAATTGGCTATTTAGCAATTCTTACAAAAACAGAAATATTACTTTTATTAATTGGTTTTGTGTTTATAATGGAGACAATTTCAGTTATACTTCAAGTTGGGAGCTTTAAAACAAGAGGAAAAAGAATTTTTAAAATGGCACCAATTCATCATCACTTTGAAATGAGTGGATGGAGTGAAACTCAAATTACAATTAGATTTTGGATTATTGCATTAATTACAAATATAATTGCAATTTTAAGTATTAAAATTAGATAG
- the sppA gene encoding signal peptide peptidase SppA produces the protein MEENQKLKAELKIFKIKALKEKVVLFGVIILIIAEIIFLGSLLKKTLFPTNINLHKPYVAVININKTITVDYIDKITKKMDALLKDKNCKEFLLVFNTPGGSPSASDEFNAYLKYVNKKKRVNVYVESMAASGGYYIISAIKPIVANKNAVVGSIGVIMPHFVLKKLADKIGIEEDSLTIGKYKEPVSLFRKFSDKDKEYLKTHLLLPTYENFLKTVAKDRNISVDKLKQYADGKIYVASIVKGILVDKISTLIDVKEEIKKRLGKNIKFYNISLEKQKVPFFNIKLSSDIGEFLKEIVK, from the coding sequence ATGGAAGAAAATCAAAAATTAAAAGCAGAATTAAAAATCTTTAAAATAAAAGCACTAAAAGAAAAGGTAGTTTTATTTGGAGTAATTATTTTAATTATTGCTGAAATTATTTTTTTAGGAAGCTTATTAAAAAAAACACTATTTCCAACAAATATAAATCTTCATAAGCCATATGTTGCTGTTATAAATATTAATAAAACAATTACAGTCGATTATATAGATAAAATTACTAAGAAAATGGATGCTTTACTTAAAGACAAAAATTGTAAAGAATTTTTATTAGTTTTCAATACCCCAGGTGGTAGTCCAAGTGCAAGTGATGAGTTTAATGCCTATTTAAAATATGTAAATAAGAAAAAGAGAGTAAATGTATATGTTGAGAGTATGGCTGCAAGTGGTGGTTATTATATCATTAGTGCAATAAAGCCAATTGTAGCAAATAAAAATGCCGTTGTAGGAAGCATTGGAGTTATTATGCCACATTTTGTGCTTAAAAAACTTGCTGATAAAATAGGAATAGAAGAAGATTCTTTAACAATTGGAAAATATAAAGAACCAGTTTCACTATTTAGAAAATTTAGTGATAAAGACAAAGAATATTTAAAAACTCACTTACTACTTCCTACTTATGAAAATTTTCTAAAAACAGTAGCAAAAGATAGAAATATATCAGTTGATAAATTAAAACAATATGCTGATGGAAAAATATATGTAGCATCAATTGTAAAAGGGATTTTAGTAGATAAAATTTCTACTCTTATTGATGTTAAAGAAGAAATTAAAAAAAGATTAGGAAAAAATATAAAGTTTTATAATATATCTCTTGAAAAACAAAAAGTTCCATTTTTTAATATAAAACTATCAAGCGATATTGGAGAATTTTTAAAGGAAATAGTTAAATGA
- a CDS encoding Mur ligase family protein, which translates to MKSLFGYGVTTKEIAKSGGWHIYDDKFSEISFDKYGNKLLPSEMFEPEKSTLEITSPGIPPTHPLIKKAKNLISELDFYYDKSIFQIWITGTNGKTTTTEMTHFLLENSEIGGNIGIPLGKLNKNKTWVIEVSSFQLHYTKFAKPNIFAILPIKEDHLSWHGSFEEYKNTKLSPLKRMTQRDVVIMPKELDTPTKAYKILYENEEDFIKKFNFNAEFKTPFLLDEMIAKTIYYILNFKEKSLKNFKIDPHKLEEFKDKFNRIWVDDSKATNVDATLQALKRYKDKKLYLIIGGVDKGQNFEELFEFMKNLNIKIFIIGKETSIFEKLAKNKNISFEVSKTLNNAINSINKIHNENSIALLSPACASFDIFNSYKHRGEEFKKLVYNL; encoded by the coding sequence ATGAAATCTCTTTTTGGATATGGGGTTACTACAAAAGAGATAGCAAAAAGTGGAGGATGGCATATTTATGATGATAAATTTAGTGAAATTAGTTTTGATAAATATGGAAATAAATTATTACCAAGTGAGATGTTTGAACCTGAAAAATCAACTCTTGAAATAACATCTCCTGGAATTCCTCCAACTCACCCACTAATAAAAAAAGCAAAAAATTTAATAAGCGAACTTGATTTTTATTATGACAAATCTATTTTTCAAATATGGATTACAGGGACTAATGGAAAAACAACTACAACAGAAATGACTCATTTTTTACTTGAAAATAGTGAAATTGGAGGAAATATTGGAATACCTCTTGGAAAACTAAATAAAAATAAAACTTGGGTAATTGAGGTTAGTAGTTTTCAACTTCATTATACAAAATTTGCAAAACCAAATATTTTTGCAATTTTACCGATAAAAGAAGACCATCTCTCTTGGCATGGAAGTTTTGAAGAGTATAAAAATACAAAACTCTCTCCCTTAAAAAGAATGACTCAAAGAGATGTTGTAATAATGCCAAAAGAATTAGACACTCCAACAAAAGCATATAAAATTCTTTATGAAAATGAAGAAGATTTCATTAAAAAATTTAATTTTAATGCTGAATTTAAAACACCATTTTTACTTGATGAGATGATTGCAAAAACAATTTATTATATTTTAAACTTTAAAGAAAAATCACTAAAAAACTTTAAAATAGACCCTCATAAATTAGAAGAATTTAAAGATAAATTTAATAGAATTTGGGTAGATGATAGTAAAGCTACAAATGTCGATGCTACTCTTCAAGCCTTAAAAAGATATAAAGATAAAAAGTTATACTTAATTATAGGAGGAGTTGATAAAGGACAAAATTTTGAAGAGTTATTTGAATTTATGAAAAATTTAAATATTAAAATTTTTATAATAGGAAAAGAAACATCTATTTTTGAAAAGTTAGCTAAAAATAAAAATATAAGTTTTGAAGTTTCAAAAACACTAAATAATGCAATAAATTCTATAAACAAAATCCATAATGAAAATTCAATTGCCCTGCTTAGCCCAGCTTGTGCAAGTTTTGATATATTTAATAGTTATAAACACAGAGGAGAAGAATTTAAAAAATTAGTTTATAATTTATAA
- a CDS encoding CsgG/HfaB family protein: MKYLFFIISIIFLGCANKININEFTPINAPKSKFLPSKNEILYKPQILITNFSGSYSNYAKDFLKITLSNIKSIKLLNRQFKSLKEEIKLSEIAKSNNSNLDQADFLIEGKIIEITKKRIYHPSQRFKDKKGRIYYTKAYYEHTVCVKGEISITKLPENIIYQTLPFYKCEYETTSSYYFDYKPLIIETIKSAIYNLNDKLKKIFAKKGYIFEIRKKDNDIIIKTTLNSNFGAKENENVDIFTIKKIKIPFSNDYKKEILKIGEGKIIKVTNEYSWILVKKHSQTIKIGDFVKMNYKHSFWDIFE, encoded by the coding sequence ATGAAATATCTTTTTTTTATTATATCTATAATTTTTTTGGGTTGTGCAAATAAAATAAATATTAATGAATTTACACCTATTAATGCTCCTAAGTCTAAGTTTTTACCTTCTAAAAATGAAATTTTATATAAGCCTCAAATTTTAATTACAAATTTTAGTGGATCATATTCTAATTATGCAAAAGATTTTTTAAAAATAACTTTAAGCAATATAAAAAGTATAAAATTACTAAATAGACAATTTAAGTCTTTAAAAGAAGAAATAAAATTAAGTGAAATTGCTAAAAGCAATAATAGTAATTTAGACCAAGCAGATTTTTTAATAGAAGGGAAAATTATTGAAATTACAAAAAAAAGAATATATCATCCATCTCAAAGATTTAAAGATAAAAAAGGAAGAATTTATTATACAAAAGCATATTATGAACATACTGTGTGTGTAAAAGGAGAAATATCAATTACTAAACTTCCAGAAAATATTATCTATCAAACATTACCTTTTTATAAATGTGAATATGAAACTACTTCTTCATACTATTTTGATTATAAACCTTTAATTATTGAAACAATTAAATCAGCAATATATAACTTAAATGATAAATTAAAAAAAATATTTGCTAAAAAAGGATATATATTTGAAATAAGAAAAAAAGATAATGATATAATCATAAAAACTACTCTTAATTCTAATTTTGGAGCAAAAGAAAATGAAAATGTCGATATTTTTACAATAAAAAAAATAAAAATACCATTTTCTAATGATTATAAAAAAGAAATACTCAAAATTGGTGAAGGAAAAATTATAAAAGTTACTAATGAATACTCATGGATCTTGGTAAAAAAACACTCACAAACAATAAAAATAGGAGATTTTGTAAAAATGAATTACAAACACTCTTTTTGGGACATTTTTGAATGA
- a CDS encoding LPP20 family lipoprotein has translation MKNIFLLMLVFFIGCTTKPPKWYLTPYNDTQTTIYASASGKTKINAINNALSLAASKISVTINSIFQSTKGYYKTNNSLKTYSNVSQIITSTIKNFEFNNYKILKIEKKDKFYVLISVDRIKNSNYLYQKALNNYQKLKEYLKLDDKIEILKIYPKIIKQIDKNISNLYIAKSLYNNPNIDNLIKNYINLKNKLLQKLQNISFKIKSDKFNIIKDTLSELNLNLANNGNIEISSNSIINKYKISNYKIFTLRLNIKIKNKTQINFSINCAGKSIGSYNVAKSFAIKNCKEKLKEKLKEIIQIPY, from the coding sequence ATGAAAAATATTTTTTTATTAATGTTAGTCTTTTTTATTGGATGTACTACAAAGCCTCCAAAATGGTATTTAACTCCTTATAATGATACACAAACAACAATTTATGCCTCTGCAAGTGGTAAAACAAAAATAAATGCTATAAATAACGCTCTAAGTCTTGCTGCAAGCAAAATTTCAGTGACTATAAATAGTATTTTTCAATCTACAAAAGGGTATTATAAAACCAATAACTCATTAAAAACTTACTCTAATGTATCTCAAATAATTACATCAACAATTAAAAACTTCGAATTTAATAATTATAAAATATTAAAAATTGAAAAAAAAGATAAATTTTATGTCCTAATTTCAGTTGATAGAATTAAAAACTCAAACTATTTATATCAAAAAGCCTTAAATAACTATCAAAAATTAAAAGAATATTTAAAACTTGATGATAAAATAGAAATACTAAAAATTTATCCAAAAATAATTAAACAAATAGATAAAAACATTTCAAATCTTTATATAGCAAAAAGCTTATACAATAATCCTAATATTGACAATCTAATAAAAAATTATATTAATTTAAAAAATAAACTTTTACAAAAACTTCAAAACATTTCATTTAAAATTAAATCCGATAAATTTAATATAATAAAAGATACTTTATCTGAGCTGAATTTAAACTTAGCAAATAACGGAAATATCGAAATTTCATCAAATTCAATAATTAACAAATACAAAATAAGTAATTACAAAATTTTTACTTTGAGATTAAACATAAAAATAAAGAACAAAACACAAATAAATTTCTCAATTAATTGTGCAGGAAAATCAATAGGAAGTTATAATGTAGCAAAGAGTTTTGCTATAAAAAATTGCAAAGAAAAACTAAAAGAGAAATTAAAAGAAATTATTCAAATTCCTTATTAA
- a CDS encoding LPP20 family lipoprotein — protein MKKFLFFAFIIFFIGCSSKSDVNKINSTCIIENQNAPSWICRPEDTKEYITAVGSAEKTNLGFSFQQTEAVAAARDALARRISVKVKNIFKRYESNTGVKGNLVSEKVVTNVSKQLSNLTLNDSKILNTWQSKNGTLYVLVGMPKANIKKAFYQSIKKYESQNEKANIEWNKLDKEINKEFE, from the coding sequence ATGAAAAAATTTTTATTTTTTGCTTTTATTATTTTTTTTATAGGTTGTAGTTCAAAATCAGATGTGAATAAAATTAATTCTACCTGTATTATTGAAAATCAAAATGCACCATCTTGGATTTGTAGACCAGAGGATACAAAAGAGTATATTACAGCAGTTGGAAGTGCAGAAAAGACAAATCTTGGATTTAGTTTTCAACAAACCGAAGCAGTAGCAGCTGCAAGAGATGCACTTGCAAGAAGAATTTCTGTTAAAGTAAAAAATATCTTTAAAAGATATGAATCAAATACAGGAGTAAAAGGAAACTTAGTTTCAGAAAAAGTTGTAACTAATGTTTCAAAACAACTATCAAATCTTACTTTAAATGATTCTAAAATTTTAAATACATGGCAGTCTAAAAATGGTACTCTTTATGTTTTAGTTGGAATGCCAAAAGCAAATATCAAAAAAGCTTTTTATCAAAGCATAAAAAAATATGAAAGTCAAAATGAAAAAGCAAATATTGAATGGAATAAATTAGATAAAGAGATTAATAAGGAATTTGAATAA
- a CDS encoding DUF309 domain-containing protein yields the protein MANFELFKELIKEGKYYDAHEVLEEYWHTIRKTDHPYKNAYRGFINAAVALELKKRGRDCYKRVWMTYEKYKFLYKQKSEFIEIMKFLDRYKPF from the coding sequence ATGGCAAATTTTGAACTTTTTAAAGAGTTAATAAAAGAAGGTAAATATTATGATGCTCATGAAGTTTTAGAAGAGTATTGGCATACTATTAGAAAAACAGACCATCCTTATAAAAATGCTTATAGAGGATTTATTAATGCAGCAGTTGCACTTGAACTTAAAAAACGAGGTAGAGATTGTTATAAAAGAGTGTGGATGACATATGAAAAATACAAATTTTTATATAAACAAAAATCTGAATTTATTGAAATTATGAAGTTTTTAGATAGATATAAGCCATTTTGA
- a CDS encoding 5'-methylthioadenosine/S-adenosylhomocysteine nucleosidase, which yields MLNIVTALKIEADLIIKKYNLKCYNNVYQNKYINLIITGQGKIKSAINTALLLNQFKFPTLNIGIAGSNKYNINKGFFIDKIIDYDTNLEYFPDFFPKKSTTLTTISKIGKYFSLTDMEGSGFFEACYKFLNVNEIILYKIVSDTLKNPINKQEIPNLISTHLEIIDFLLDNIQTKKDINKEVEEYLQKAKEKMHLTQTQENELKNLFYYLIVSNKKIPYFPKIKQKKEVSKFLNYLTNLIS from the coding sequence ATGCTTAATATTGTAACTGCTCTAAAAATAGAAGCAGACCTAATAATTAAAAAATACAATTTAAAATGTTATAACAACGTTTATCAAAATAAATACATAAATCTAATAATCACAGGTCAAGGAAAAATTAAATCAGCAATTAACACTGCGTTACTATTAAATCAATTTAAATTTCCAACCTTAAATATTGGTATTGCAGGTAGCAATAAATATAACATAAATAAAGGATTTTTTATAGATAAAATTATCGATTATGATACAAATTTAGAATATTTTCCTGATTTTTTTCCTAAAAAAAGCACTACTTTAACCACTATTTCAAAAATAGGTAAATATTTTTCTCTTACAGATATGGAAGGAAGCGGATTTTTTGAGGCATGTTATAAATTTTTAAATGTTAATGAAATAATTCTTTATAAAATTGTAAGTGATACACTAAAAAATCCTATAAATAAACAAGAAATACCAAATCTCATTTCAACTCATTTAGAAATTATTGATTTTTTATTAGACAATATACAAACAAAAAAAGATATAAATAAAGAAGTCGAGGAATATTTACAAAAAGCAAAAGAAAAAATGCACTTAACACAAACACAAGAAAATGAACTTAAAAATTTATTTTATTATTTAATAGTTTCAAACAAAAAAATCCCTTATTTTCCAAAAATAAAACAAAAAAAAGAAGTTAGTAAATTTTTAAATTACCTTACCAATTTAATTTCTTAA
- a CDS encoding spore photoproduct lyase family protein — protein MVIYIEQKALDYNITKHIIQKFNPYIITIKHYKEVFNRTHQDFNYQKSQNRFILAFKENNFLYHGSKFCDNRGYENFYYSTQILGCIYNCEYCYLGGMYPCGYPVIFVNEEDFINEAKKLKNAFLPISYESDLLAFEGIYPFHKTWIDLAKEKKDILIESRTKSANVDRLPSNPPDNFLLTFSLSPNEIIIFEKKAPSLEKRVKSIQTAIKKGYKVEIAIDPIIKVDNFKEVYKNFINYLKNNLPLNNIPVSIGAFRMNKDFLKRLRKIHLSPITYYPYEIKNNEARYKDEKKLIEYIKDLIY, from the coding sequence TTGGTTATATATATCGAACAAAAAGCATTAGATTATAATATTACTAAACATATTATACAAAAATTTAATCCCTATATTATAACAATCAAACATTACAAAGAAGTGTTTAATCGCACACATCAAGATTTTAATTACCAAAAATCTCAAAATAGATTTATTTTAGCATTTAAAGAAAATAATTTTTTATATCACGGAAGTAAATTTTGTGATAATAGAGGATATGAAAATTTTTATTATTCAACCCAAATACTTGGATGTATTTATAATTGTGAATATTGTTATTTAGGAGGAATGTATCCTTGTGGATATCCTGTAATTTTTGTAAATGAAGAGGATTTTATAAATGAAGCTAAAAAACTTAAAAATGCATTTTTACCAATTAGTTATGAAAGTGATTTATTAGCATTTGAGGGGATATATCCATTTCATAAAACTTGGATAGATTTGGCAAAAGAGAAAAAAGATATATTAATTGAAAGTAGAACAAAATCAGCAAATGTAGATAGACTACCTTCTAATCCACCAGATAATTTTTTATTAACTTTTTCACTATCACCAAATGAAATTATAATTTTTGAAAAAAAAGCTCCAAGTTTAGAAAAGAGAGTAAAATCTATTCAAACAGCAATAAAAAAAGGATACAAAGTAGAAATTGCAATAGACCCAATTATAAAAGTAGATAATTTTAAAGAAGTTTATAAAAATTTTATTAATTATTTAAAAAATAATCTACCACTTAATAACATACCTGTTTCTATTGGTGCTTTTAGAATGAATAAAGATTTTTTAAAAAGACTTAGAAAAATTCATCTCTCACCTATTACTTATTATCCCTATGAAATTAAAAACAATGAAGCAAGATATAAAGATGAAAAAAAATTAATTGAATATATTAAAGACTTAATTTATTGA
- the murI gene encoding glutamate racemase: MNRCGIFDSGVGGLSVAREILKSKLFDEIIYFGDTARVPYGNKNESTIIRYSLECLEFLKNFNIDFLVVACNSASSVAIEELRKEVSFPVVGVIEAGIKAIENENKNSNILLIGTKRTISSNKYQNALISLGFKNIISIATPLLVPLVEEGIVEGKIVDDIFEMYFRNLDKEKIDIIILGCTHYPFLEKSFKKHFPNAKLIHSGQAIVKLLKKEYNLKPKQISKIEIYASDNVEEVRKIAKKWLK, translated from the coding sequence ATGAATAGATGTGGAATCTTTGATAGTGGAGTAGGTGGGCTTAGTGTTGCAAGAGAAATTTTAAAATCAAAACTTTTTGATGAAATTATCTATTTTGGTGATACAGCAAGAGTTCCTTATGGAAATAAAAATGAAAGTACAATTATTAGATATTCACTTGAATGTTTAGAGTTTTTAAAAAATTTTAATATTGATTTTTTAGTTGTTGCATGCAATTCAGCATCTTCTGTTGCGATTGAAGAGCTTAGAAAAGAAGTTTCTTTTCCAGTTGTAGGGGTAATTGAAGCTGGAATTAAAGCAATAGAAAATGAAAATAAAAATTCTAATATTTTACTAATTGGCACTAAAAGGACAATTTCATCAAATAAATATCAAAATGCTTTAATATCTCTTGGATTTAAAAATATAATTTCAATTGCTACTCCACTTTTAGTCCCACTTGTTGAAGAGGGTATAGTAGAAGGTAAAATAGTAGATGATATTTTTGAGATGTATTTTAGAAATTTAGATAAAGAAAAGATTGATATAATTATTTTAGGTTGTACTCATTACCCTTTTTTAGAAAAGTCATTTAAAAAACATTTTCCTAATGCAAAACTTATTCACTCAGGTCAAGCAATAGTGAAACTTTTAAAAAAAGAGTATAATTTAAAACCTAAACAAATTTCAAAAATAGAAATCTATGCAAGTGATAATGTAGAAGAAGTTAGAAAAATAGCTAAAAAATGGCTAAAATAA
- the rho gene encoding transcription termination factor Rho yields the protein MEKNGNVNTENQNDTSTQQVEKKKQRTHIPVEGYTIEELRKMPTDELIKIAKELNIENPQEFKRQDLMFEILKTQVAKGGYLLFTGILEIMPDGYGFLRSIGGNFENSLNDVYVSQTQIRRFALRTGDIVTGQVRPPKDQEKYYALLKIEAINYMPPEEAKQRPLFDNLTPLYPQEKIKLEYEPTKLTGRVLDLFAPIGKGQRGLIVAPPRSGKTVLLKEIAHGITKNHPEVDLMVLLIDERPEEVTDMQRSVKGEVYSSTFDKPAQNHVRVAELVIEKAKRMVEMGKDVVILLDSITRLARAYNTVTPASGKVLSGGVDANALHKPKRFFGAARNIEEGGSLTIIATALIETGSKMDEVIFEEFKGTGNMEAVLSRRIADRRIYPAIDLLKSGTRKEELLLTPEELSKVWVIRNILAEMDEIEALKLIYSKMLKTKNNQEFLSVINE from the coding sequence ATGGAAAAAAATGGTAATGTAAATACTGAAAATCAAAACGATACTTCTACACAACAAGTAGAAAAGAAAAAACAAAGAACTCATATACCTGTTGAGGGTTATACTATTGAAGAACTTAGAAAAATGCCAACAGATGAACTTATAAAAATTGCAAAAGAATTAAATATTGAAAATCCACAAGAGTTTAAACGACAGGATTTAATGTTTGAAATTTTAAAAACACAAGTAGCAAAAGGTGGATATTTATTATTTACTGGAATTCTTGAAATAATGCCTGATGGATATGGGTTTTTAAGAAGTATTGGTGGTAATTTTGAAAACTCTTTAAATGATGTTTATGTTTCTCAAACTCAAATTAGAAGATTTGCTTTACGTACTGGTGATATTGTAACAGGACAAGTTAGACCACCAAAAGACCAAGAAAAATATTATGCTCTACTTAAAATTGAAGCAATTAACTATATGCCACCAGAAGAGGCAAAACAAAGACCACTTTTTGATAACTTAACGCCTCTTTATCCACAAGAGAAGATTAAACTTGAATACGAACCAACTAAACTTACAGGAAGAGTACTTGATTTATTCGCTCCTATTGGAAAAGGTCAAAGAGGACTTATTGTTGCTCCTCCAAGAAGTGGTAAAACGGTTTTACTAAAAGAAATAGCACATGGAATTACAAAAAATCATCCAGAAGTTGATTTGATGGTTTTACTTATAGATGAAAGACCAGAGGAAGTTACAGATATGCAAAGAAGTGTAAAAGGTGAAGTTTATTCTTCAACATTTGATAAGCCAGCTCAAAATCACGTAAGAGTTGCTGAATTAGTTATAGAAAAAGCAAAAAGAATGGTTGAGATGGGTAAAGATGTAGTTATTTTACTTGATTCTATCACAAGACTTGCAAGGGCATATAATACAGTAACTCCTGCAAGTGGTAAAGTATTAAGCGGTGGAGTTGATGCAAATGCACTTCATAAACCAAAAAGATTTTTTGGGGCTGCAAGAAATATTGAAGAGGGCGGAAGTCTTACAATTATTGCAACAGCTCTTATTGAGACTGGTTCAAAAATGGATGAGGTTATTTTTGAAGAATTTAAAGGTACTGGTAATATGGAGGCAGTATTAAGTCGTAGAATTGCTGATAGAAGAATTTATCCTGCAATTGATTTATTAAAATCAGGTACAAGAAAAGAAGAACTTCTATTAACACCAGAAGAACTTAGTAAAGTATGGGTAATTAGAAATATTTTAGCTGAAATGGATGAGATTGAAGCATTAAAACTTATTTATTCAAAAATGTTAAAAACAAAAAATAATCAGGAATTTTTAAGCGTAATTAATGAATAG
- a CDS encoding RluA family pseudouridine synthase, translating to MQIFICDKNERLDKFLANKLNVSRNQIEQLIKKGYVKVNEKVVTKSGYKLKENEKVEVSPPKIEEKETKKADFDIPILYEDEDLLVINKPPGIVVHPAPSYKEATLVDWLKQKGYSLSTIAGEERFGIVHRIDKETSGALVIAKNNKTHEFLSNQLKDKSMGRYYLMLLNEPLKEAKCVEEKIGRNPKNRLKMAIVNNGKEAKTLFVPIFDNLTAAKLYTGRTHQIRVHLTKLGRYILGDTTYGKKEQKINRVMLHAREIYFTHPNGKKLSIIAPLFDDFKNLLPKGNENEKINNLSSFFNNYDRMCK from the coding sequence TTGCAAATATTTATATGTGATAAAAATGAAAGATTAGACAAATTTTTAGCAAATAAGCTTAATGTTTCAAGAAATCAAATCGAACAATTAATAAAAAAAGGCTATGTAAAAGTTAATGAAAAAGTAGTTACTAAAAGTGGTTATAAACTTAAAGAAAATGAAAAAGTCGAAGTTTCACCTCCTAAAATAGAAGAAAAAGAAACAAAAAAAGCAGATTTTGATATTCCAATTCTTTATGAAGATGAAGATTTACTTGTTATTAATAAACCGCCAGGAATAGTAGTACATCCTGCCCCAAGTTACAAAGAAGCTACTCTTGTTGATTGGCTAAAACAAAAAGGATACTCCCTATCAACTATTGCAGGAGAAGAGAGATTTGGAATAGTACATAGAATAGATAAAGAAACAAGTGGTGCATTAGTTATTGCTAAAAACAATAAAACACATGAATTTTTAAGCAATCAACTAAAAGATAAATCAATGGGTAGATACTATTTAATGTTACTTAATGAACCGCTAAAAGAGGCTAAATGTGTTGAAGAAAAAATTGGAAGAAACCCAAAAAACAGATTAAAAATGGCAATTGTAAACAATGGAAAAGAAGCAAAAACATTATTTGTACCAATTTTTGATAATTTAACTGCTGCTAAACTCTATACAGGTAGGACTCATCAAATAAGAGTTCATTTAACAAAACTTGGAAGATATATTTTAGGAGACACTACCTATGGAAAAAAAGAACAAAAAATAAATAGAGTAATGCTACACGCAAGAGAGATTTATTTTACTCATCCAAATGGAAAAAAACTTAGTATAATAGCACCACTATTTGATGATTTTAAAAATTTACTTCCAAAAGGAAATGAAAATGAAAAAATTAATAACCTCAGCAGCTTTTTTAATAATTATGACAGGATGTGCAAATAA